Below is a window of Nocardioides sp. S-1144 DNA.
CGCCCGCGCGGCCGGCTCCCCGTCAGCCCGCTGACGCCGCCGGCCCACGGCCCCACCTCCTCCCGACGAAAGGCAGACGCCTCGCCATGACGCGCGCCCGCACCAACCCCGCTCGCCCCCAGCTGCCCAACCCGCGGCAGACCCGCCGCGGCTTCCTCGGTCTCGGCCTGGCCGCCGGCATCGTCCTCAGCCTGGAGGCCTGCGGCGGTGCCTCGACCGCCGACAGCGCCTCCGGCGGCAGCAAGACCATCAAGTGGGCCTGGCAGCTCCCCACCACCTGGGACCCGGTGACCTCCTCGGCCGGCTCCGACGTGCAGATGCTCGCACTGGCCTACGACCCGCTGACCGCCCTCGACGAGCAGGGCAACGCCGTCCCGTGGCTCGCCGAGTCCTGGGCCTACGACGAGGCCGGCACCAGCGTCACCTTCACCCTGCGGCCGGGCCTGACCTTCAGCGACGGCAAGCCGATCGACGCCGCGGCGGTGGCGGCGTCGATCGAGCGCGGCCGCACCCAGGACGGCTCGCTCATCGCCCCGCAGATGGCGACGATCAAGAAGGTCTCGGCCCCCGGCGACCTCGAGGTGCTCGTCGAGCTCTCCGAGGTCGACTACCAGTACCCCCTGCTGTTCGCGGGCAAGACCGGCATGGTCGTCAACCCCGCCGCCTTCGAGGCGGACGCCGCCGCCCTGGCCACCCAGCCGGCCGGCTCCGGACCCTTCACGGTCACCTCGTACGTGCAGAACGACCACGCGAGCATGAAGAAGAACCCGCGCTTCCACCTCGCCGACGAGATCAAGGTCGAGAACTTCGACCTCTACCCCCAGCAGGACCCCTCCACCGCGGTCGCGTCGGTGCGCTCGGGCCAGTTCAACATCGGGCGGCTCGGCGGCGCGCAGGTCCAGCAGGCCAAGGACGCCGGGCTCGACGTCCAGGTCATCGACACGATGTACGTCAGCGTCCTCGACGTCAACGTCTCCATGGCGCCGTTCGACGACCCCGCCGTGGTCGAGGCGATGAAGTACGGGATCGACCGCGAGAAGGTCAGGGAGGTCGCCTTCTTCGGCCTCGGCGACGTCAACTACCAGCCGTTCCCGCCGGGCTACGTCGGCTACAACGCCGAGCTCGACGACCTCTACGCCCACGACCCCGACAAGGCCCGCCAGCTGCTCGCCGACGCCGGCTACACCGCCCCGGTGAAGGGCACCTTCACCAGCAGCGGCCAGTCCGACCCGGCCGTCGAGCTCATCCAGGCCCAGCTCAAGGAGGTCGGGATCGAGCTCGAGATCGAGTCCATCCCGCCGACCCAGCACACCCAGCTGGTCTACCTCGAGCACTCCAGGGCGCTCACCTACGACGGGTTCGCCGGCCGCGAGTCGCCGGTCCAGGCCTTCCAGGTGCTCTTCGGCGCCGAGGGTCTGATGAACCCGGGCCGCACGACCAACCCCGAGCTCGAGGCGCAGCTGGAGAAAGTCAAGAAGACCCCCACGGACTCGCCCGAGTACCCCGCGCTCCTGCAGGAGGCGACCCGGATCGCGGTGACGTCGTTCCCCAACGTGTTCCTGCAGCTGATGCCGTCCGCGATCGCCCGCAAGGGCGTCTCGGAGCTGCCCGACCTGCCGAGCCTGCGCCGCTTCGAGGGCGTCAAGGCATGAGCCTCGCCGTCGCCCCCGAGGTGGAGGAGGAGGTCGCGGCGCCCCCGGGCGCCGTGCCGGATGCTGCCAGCCCCGCGCGCCGCCGGCGCGTGGTGCCGCTGCTCCGGTCGCTGGTCAGCACCCTCGTGATCACGGTGACCGTGCTGCTGCTGGCCTCGGTCATCACCTTCGCGCTCGGCGCGGTCAGCGACAGCAACCCCGCCGCCGCCGCGCTCGGCGAGACCGCGACGCAGGCCGACATCGACCGGCTCGACGCCGAGTTCGGCCTC
It encodes the following:
- a CDS encoding ABC transporter substrate-binding protein, which translates into the protein MTRARTNPARPQLPNPRQTRRGFLGLGLAAGIVLSLEACGGASTADSASGGSKTIKWAWQLPTTWDPVTSSAGSDVQMLALAYDPLTALDEQGNAVPWLAESWAYDEAGTSVTFTLRPGLTFSDGKPIDAAAVAASIERGRTQDGSLIAPQMATIKKVSAPGDLEVLVELSEVDYQYPLLFAGKTGMVVNPAAFEADAAALATQPAGSGPFTVTSYVQNDHASMKKNPRFHLADEIKVENFDLYPQQDPSTAVASVRSGQFNIGRLGGAQVQQAKDAGLDVQVIDTMYVSVLDVNVSMAPFDDPAVVEAMKYGIDREKVREVAFFGLGDVNYQPFPPGYVGYNAELDDLYAHDPDKARQLLADAGYTAPVKGTFTSSGQSDPAVELIQAQLKEVGIELEIESIPPTQHTQLVYLEHSRALTYDGFAGRESPVQAFQVLFGAEGLMNPGRTTNPELEAQLEKVKKTPTDSPEYPALLQEATRIAVTSFPNVFLQLMPSAIARKGVSELPDLPSLRRFEGVKA